TAACATTCCATTGATTATCAATGATAGAGTAGATGTAGCCTTAGCAGTTGAAGCAGAAGGCGTACACCTTGGACAAAGTGACATGCCGGTAGAAAGTGCACGAAGACTCCTACCTCCAAATAGTATTGTCGGCTTATCTGTTGAGTCACTGGAGGAAGTAAAGGAAGCAGAGAATTTACCTGTAGACTATCTGGGTGTAAGTCCAGTATTTGGCACACAAACCAAAACAGACACAAAAATAGAATGGGGACTGGATGGATTACAACACATCCGACAAATCTCCAAGCATAGACTCGTTGCCATCGGGGGGATTA
This portion of the Limibacter armeniacum genome encodes:
- the thiE gene encoding thiamine phosphate synthase, which codes for MNKLYLVTSESDCRHHSLASVIQMAAEGGVGMVQLREKNASTREFIQKGLLLKTLLKPFNIPLIINDRVDVALAVEAEGVHLGQSDMPVESARRLLPPNSIVGLSVESLEEVKEAENLPVDYLGVSPVFGTQTKTDTKIEWGLDGLQHIRQISKHRLVAIGGISITNAEEVLKAGADDLALVSAICGVPDPKLATAEFIKIIKEYAIS